The following nucleotide sequence is from Betaproteobacteria bacterium.
AGATCACCCTTGCCGCCGCGATAGGACGCAAGCGCCACCGACGTGCGTTCGTGCGCCAGCGGCAACAGTTCAGCGTCGTAACGTTGCAGGCGCGCTTTCGCGGCGTTCCAGTCGGCCAGCATGGTTTCGATATCCGCGGCATGCGCGCGTTTCGCATCCTCGGCTTGCGCACGTACCTGCTCGACCAGCGCGAGCTTGGACGCGACGGCCGGATCCTGGCGACGGCTTTGAAAGATCGGCAGGTCGATGCGCACGCCGATCGACAGCATGTTCGAGTAGGCGGGGCCGCGCTGCGCGAACGCCACTTCGAGTGACCAGTCCGGATGCTTGGCGGCATTCGCGAGCTTCATCTCGCTGGAGGCCATCGCCTGCATGGGCGCATACATCGCCAAGTGTGGATGCTGCTCGAGATTGCTGGTCAGTTCCTGATGCCCGTGCGCGAGCTGGTCGAAGGCCGGCGCTGAATCCAGCGGCCGCCGTGCGTCGGCACCGATCCACCGCGCCAGGTTTGCCTGTGCACGGGCGACGTTGCGCTCGGCCTCAATGGCGCGATCGGCAAGCTGTGCAACCGACAGGCGCGCGGCAAACGGATCGGCTGCCTGGCCCTTGCCGCCTGCGAGCATGGCCTGCGCGGCTGTCACCTGCAATTCACTTTCGCGCGCGAGTTCTTTCAATAGCTCAAGCTGGCGCTCCGCGAAATAGCGCTCGATCCACGCCAGCGACACATCGCGGCGAAGATTGAGCCGGGTCAGCGTGAGAATCGCCGTTTCCTTTTGGACCTCCGCGTTGGCGCGGTCGCCACGCAGTTGCAGCTTCTCTGACCGTGTGAAGTCCTGCATGATGCCGATCTTGCGCATGGTCATTCCTTCGCGCGTGAGATTGAATCGATCCGCGCCGTCGGTGGGAATATTCTCGATCCCGGCGATCAGCTTCGGATCGGATTGTTCGCTGGCACCCACGCTCGCCTGTTGCGCGGCACGCAATGCAGCGGACTGGGCATCGATCTGCGGGGCGTCACCGACGGCGATGCGCTGGGCTTCGATGAGTGAAAGATTGGTGGCCGCATGGCTGGCGAAACTCGCCAACACCAGCGCCATCAAGGGAAGACAAAGCAATCGGAAATATCGATACGAATACACGGCCACCTCCAGCAAGAACGAAAAAAGCCGGACTCCGACGGAGTCAGGCATTCATGCGAGCGGGGTGGTCAGATGCGGAAACAGCAGTGGCGAATCGACAGCGGGGGCGAGGTGGCGTGCAGGAGGGAAGGCGCGAGATCTATTGCCGGCAGCGGCGCGGGCGGATCGACAATCAATGCAACAACCAACGCCTGCCCGGCGGACATGGCCGCCAGCGACTGCGGCGAGTCATTGACGTTCTGTTGACCATTTTCGCAATGCTTCTGGCAAAGCGCAGGTGACGTCAAGTCTTGTCCGCCTGCATTTGCGTCAGGCGCGGTAACGGCGACCGCTTCCTCCAGCGCCATGAATTGCATCGGGCACGCATACGCCGACACCGCCAGTTGTGCGGAGAGCACGGCGACGATGCCAAGCAGACTGACAAGTTTGCGTGTAAGGCGATTCATGATGACCGGAGAGGTTTCTTCGAGCAGATTCTACCCACGCATGCTAACCGAAGAATGTGAGCAGGATTTGATGTTGGTCAAATTTGTGGCGGTAAAGTTCAGTCGCGGACCATATAGGCGAATCCATTTTGCAAACTCCAGAACTGGCGTGGCTTTTCCGGCATAAATGCTCCAAACGCCGCGCCAGTGCTTGTGTTTGGTTCTCCGCGAGTTGAGTGGGATATTCAGCCGGACATGTCATCCTCTCATTCAGCGACGGCCCACTCGAGTCGTTCAGTTTTCTCGGAAGCAGACATTCGACCAACGACTGCCATCAAGAACCGAGACTGGCTGGTCGACCCTAAGCCGACAGTCACACTCGTGACGACCGGTCTTTCGTGGTTGTAGCCAGACAAGTCAAAGCGGCAATTCAGTCTGTCAAGATCAGATGCTCCAAATGGCAGGGCGTTGTTGAATTATTCGGTAGCGCCGATCTGCACCCCATCAAAGTCCGGGCCGCAGCTTTTCCAGAGAGGCTCGATACTTCTTGCCGGAGCTCACGATATGTCCGACCCACCATAGGGTCAGGAATCTCTGGAGTTCGATTCTTTCAAAGTTTTCTGTGGTGATGATTTCTTTCGCCAGGTAGTCGAACTCGTCGCGCTCGTTTTGATGCTCCTCGAGCATGGGGTATGCGCATTGGGTCAGGAGCGTCTCTTCGGTAGAGAAATGCTCGCCACCCTGGGCGACGAGTTCATTGAGGATACTGTGGAATTTCCGGTCGCTCGCCTGGCCGGCATCGGCGATGCAGTCGGCCAAGGCAATGCACTGCGTCAGGATATTGCTGTGCTGACTGTCCAGGGTCTCATTCCCTATGCTGTAGTCTGGAACCCAGTGGACTCGATTCGGCATTACGCATCTCCTGTCTTGGAAAGTCTGTACTCAAAAACCTAGTGACTCAACAATGGCCACCAGATCGGCAAAGCTTGCCTGTTCGAGCTTCGCTACCAATGCGTCCTTGTCCAGGCCCTCGCACTCGAATCGTGTCATGCTGACCTCAAAGGATAGTTCGCAGATCTCCAGTGGCGACATAAAGCCGATGTGGCAGATATGGGCGAGACAGCGGCGCTCTGGATCGCTGAGTTCCAGGCCGTGGTGCTTGAGAATCTCCAGGTACCTTTCGGCAGTCCGATTCAGCTTGCCGCTGATCTCCAGAGTGTTCTTTTGCCCGTCCGTGAGAATGGCTAGCGGCGGGCCGAAAAAGACACTCGTTTTTCCGACGATTCGCGCTTTTTCAGTCGTCGTCAGGGCCGGGGCAATCCAACTGGGGTCACCCCTGCCCTTAGCGGGTTGGGGAATCAAGGCAGGGTCGTCTGGGAGATGTGACATGTCAGTGGGAAACGCCATGTCGGAGCTCGTGCTTGGCGTCCTTCATTCCCCAGGGAAGCTGCGGTGGCACTTCTGGGGCAATCTGGGGGAATCCCCTGTTTCTGGCACCGTCCTGAACGTTGTGCGGGTTGTGGCATTCGGTGCAGGTAAACCAGCGCTTCTTGCCCGTGCTGGCCCACTCGCCAATGCGCTTGCCGTGGATACCGTCACGCCAGTCACGCATCTTGTCGCCATGGCATTTGCCGCACAGCAACTGCGGCTGGTCAAAGCTGACCGGGTTGCCAAAATTATCCACCAGTTTGTTGCGCTGGTTTGTGTGGTGGCAGTCCAGGCACCAGATGCGGCCACCACCATGTTGCAGGTTCTGCAGATCGGGCACCATGGCCGCCATCGTCGGGATCGGGGTTGGCATTTTGCTCGTCGGCAGTTTGGGTGGATTGAACTTGGGGCCAACACCGTTATGACACGCTACTGCGCACATCGGCATCAGGGCGATCTTCTCAGACCGCGGCTTGACGACCGCTTTGCCGGTAGGAAAATTCTCCACGGTCGGCATATCACCCATGGGCACTGTGCCGTCAAACGGATCACCCCACCAGAGCACGGCGCCGGTTTTTGGGGAGCATTTCACGTTGGGCCAGCCGGGTTGAAGGTCGCGCCTGACGACTTCCGATGCACCTTTTCGGCTCTCAAAGCAGGTGATTTCGGGTGGCTGCGTCGGCTGCGAAAAAGCGGAAGAAATTATCCCGCACCAGAGGGCCAGAAGCATCGCGCTGAAAGTAAGTTTTTTCATCATGAGTGCCTCACCTTGATGCGCTGGCGGCAGTCTCTCCGCTGCTCGGGAAATCAATCGATTTGCCTGCGTCACTGCCCTCATACTTGAGGTCGTGCACCAAGATTCCGATCGCTCCCTTGAGCAAAATGCTCCAGATGAACAAGCCCATTGCCCAGATACCGACGGTCATCACGATCTCGATCAGGGTTGGGTAGTACTCGATCACTTCGCCAATGGGCGTGGGGATGAAGCCGGGAACGATGAGGCCCATGCCCTTCTCGATCCAGATACCGACAAACGCCAGCACACAGGCAATCGGCAGCAGCTTGTAGTTGGTGCGTACGCTGGGCATCAGAAACATCACGAAAGCGATGATCATGAAGGCCAGGGAGCTCCAGAACCAAGGCACGAGACGCGTCAGACCATGCAATCCGAACATTAGATAGTACAGACCATTGGCATGCTCGGTGCGGGCGTACAGCTCGACCACGATTTCCGACATCGTCAGGAACAGGGCGAGGCCCAGACACCAGGTAACGATGTTGGACAGCACGTCGATGGCATCGTCCTGAATCCAAAACTTGGTGTTCTTGCGGATGATCATGAAAGCCAGAATGATCAGACACGGGCCTGCCGCAAACGCCGTGGTGATGAAACGTATCGGCATCATGCTGTGGAACCACATCGGGCGCGCGGGCATCGACGCGATCAGGAATGCCGTGACAGTGTGGATGCTGAGTGCCCAGACGATGGACGTGTAAACGAGGGGCATGAAGATCTTGTTGTTGACGTGGCCACCCGTGTATTTCGCATAGAGGTAGTAGAACCCGCAGGCGAAATTGAGCATGAGGTAGCCGTTGAGCACCAGCACATCCCACGCCAGCATAGAACCAGGCATGTTGAAGATGCCGACAAAGGGCAACATGTGCCAGAGCCGGTCGGGGCGACCCATGTGGGCAAAGACGAACAGCATGACCATACAGACCGCCGAAATTGCCAGCATCTCACCCAGCACTGTCACTTCATGCATGGCCTTGTGGTGGTAGATGTAGGCGGGAAAAACGATAGTCACGGCCCCAGCCGCCACGCCGACCAGAAACACGAGATTGGCGAAGTAAAGGCCGTCGTGAATCTGGCTGCTCAGGCCGGTGACGATCAGCCCTTCGGTGTTCTGCAGGTAGAACCCGTAAAGCGCGCCCGCACTGAGGACCGCCAGGAATCCCATCCAGGCATAAAACTTTGCCCCCCCCTTGAGGACATAGCGCGTGTAATCGATGACGAATTTGATGAGTGTGTGCACAATCTGGCTCCTCAGTCGTAGAAGTAAAAGAACTTCGGAAAGGTATTGAGTTCGGCCTTCAGGCGGAACACATTCTTCCTCGCAAGTATCAGACTCACTTCGCTTTGGGGGTCGAGCAGGTTGCCGAACTTGCGCGCGCCCACTGGACACACTTCGACGCAGGCCGGATAGCGCCCCTGGCGAGTCCGCTGCAAACACCAATGGCACTTTTCAACCACCCCCCTCATGCGCGGCCGGTTGCCCAGGTAATGCGTCACCGGGTTCATCTCTGCCTTTGGCAGAACAGGTGTGGTCAGATTGATGCGACGAGCCCAGTAAGGGCAGGCACCCATGCACATGCGGCAGCCTATGCACCAGTTGTAGTCGATCACCACCGGGCCATCAGCCTCGCGGTAAGTCGTTCTCACCGGGCACACCTTGACGCAGGGCGGCTTCTCGCACTGCATGCAGGCAATCGGCATGTAGGTGGCGTCTTTCTCCGGAACGAGCGCGGGTTCGTAGTGATACTGGCCCTCAAGCACTTGACCGGCTGGGGTATATGCATTGCCCCCTACCTGGATTCCCAGCCCTTCAGGGTAGCCCTCGTTCATCTTCTCTTTTGAAAACTCACCGCGCTCCATTCTGAGCACCTGGATCCACTCAATGCGTTCCCCGGGATTCTTGCCGCGCGACTGGTTGTTTTCCTCGACACAGGCGTTGACGCAGCGCCGACATCCTATGCACTTCCTGATGTTCAAGGCATACCCCATGAGAACACCGGGTAGCGCCTCGCTGGTGTCAACAGTCACTTTCTTGCTGTACTGTGCAGAGTAGCGCCGCTCCAGCCGTGCGCGCGCCTCTGCTTTCTCTGCAGCCGTCATCAATCGGTAGTTGCCCTGGAATTGTTCAGCCCATTCAACCGTGGCCTTCACATCGTCACTCTGGGTCATCAGCGCTGCAACACCCATCAACGATGACACACTGAGCAGTCCTCCGGCTGCCAGAAAGTTGCGCCGCGAGATGGTTGTGGCCGCTGCGTCCGGAACGATAGGCGATGGGCGTGCAGAAGAGGCGGGCGGGGTCGGTGTGCTGGAATCGGCAGTTGGGCTTTTGTCAGGCGTCACAGTCATTCTCCAGAGACAAATAGTTTTGCGTTGCACAAATCACATTAAGCAGCCGCTACCTCAGGCCGGATCCAACGTCCAGATTCGCTGCAGTTCATGGTAGAAAGAAGGAGAGATTTCGACTTGACACAAGTCAAACATCGGCTTCTTTATGGAAGAATAGGCTTTTCAATCACATGAAGTCGGACGAAAATCGACGATAGATGGCGCGCGTCGGTGTAAGCCGTGTTGATCGGAGGCCAATTGGACTTCCTTTTCTCAGTCATGCTAGGTAAAAGCAGTCCCTGCTCACGTCGATCAATATTTTTTTGGAGAAACAAAGATGGCACGCTGGACTGAAAACTCCGCTGATCAAAATCACATAGTCACGATTTCGCAACATATTCCAGTCGGGGGCATTGTCCGGGTTGTGCTCAATGACGGCAGCGTGATTGAGGGGGCTTTCCGGCGAATGAATGTTGAAAATAATGCCGGGCAAGGTGGTTGGAAGTATCGCGGGGAGTGCGAAATTGAAACCAAAGATCATTCCCGTTTTGTCTTGGATTACCTGGATATCAAGTCTGCAGCCAGCATATGGAACGATCCTGTTTCCGCTGAATATCAACGTCTTGGCCTGATCACCTTGGACCACAGAAACCCGGGAGCAGATCGCTTGGAAAAGAAAAAATAACCACGGCTTAGACGGCCGAGTTGAGCTGCGCATTCAGCGCGACAAACGCATCATTGGCCCCTGGGTCTGCCTCGACCCACTATAGCCCTTCAGATTGCCCGAAAGCGGACGTTCAACGAGGCTGTAGGAAAAGCCGTTTTTCGAGAAAAAATGCATCAAATGCGAGGTGGAGTCGGCACTTGAATCGCAATTGAAATCCTGACCGAGCAGATTGGCCACGATCGGCAGCGCATGCGCGGAATCGGTCGTTCCCTTGAATTTCCTGCCCGCTGCGGCGCGAAGTCCCATCGCACGCATCAGCGCCTTGATGCGATTCTCACTACCGGCGTAGCCGTGCTGCGCGCGCCTCACCCGGGTGAGGCGCGGCGCGACGTAACGGCCGCGATGGGCATCGAACACCGTGCGGATGTCGGCGCGCAGCCGATCACGCTCGATACCGCGCGTCGACCGTTCGCGGTTCCGCCAGAGGTGGAAGCCCCATTGGGTGACATTTAGTACCCGACAGACGACCGACAGGGGTAGGTCATGGCAGATGTTGCTCACAAACAACGAACAGGTCCCGAACAGTTCATCGTACATTCGAAATCGTGGACGGATCGGGGCCCTTTCCACGGGTGCGCGGGCGCATGGGTGACCCTGCATGGCCACCCGGTTCAGTGGGCGCGATGCGTCGCATCGCGAAATACCCCTTCAACCTGCGCCGCAGCGACGGGGTTTTTTCGCGTAACCGAGTGACATGAATGTCTTCCTCCGCTACCGCGTGGAAAAGACGCCATAAAGATTTAACATCAACGCATCGCAATCATTACGACTACGGAGGCACTGTGGAACTTCGCCAGCTACGCTATTTCGTCCGCGTCGTTGAGCTCGGCAGCATGGGCCGCGCGGCGGATGAGCTGGGCGTGGTCACCTCGGCATTGAGCCAGCAGATCAGCCGGCTCGAAAGTGAACTCTCGACGCGATTATTGAATCGCAGTTCCAGCGGCGTGACGCCGACCGATGCCGGGCTCGCCTTCTGGCGGCAGGCGCAACTCGCGTTGCGCCACGCCGACGAAGCGGGTCGCGCGGCCAAGCAGGCGCGGTTGTCGGGCCATGTCAGTGTGGGGCTCGCACCCACCACCGCCGCCGTCCTCGGTTTGCCGCTGATGGATGCGATGCGCGAGCGATATCCCGAGGTGAGATTGCACATGGTCGAAAGCTTGTCGGGACATCTCGCGAACATGCTCAACGCGCGCCAGCTCGACTTGGCAGTACTGTTTCATGCCGATATCGCGCGGCGCTGGAGCGTGATGCCCTTGCTGGAGGAACGCCTGTTCCTGATCGCCGCGCGCACATTGCCCGGCCTGCCGTCCTCCGCCAAGGTGCGGCTCGCAAAGGTAGCCGATATGCCATTGATCCTGCCGAGCGGCCCGCATGGATTGCGTGCGCTGGTGAGCGCCGCGTTTGCGCGGGCCAAACGCGAGCCGCGCGTCGTGGCGGAAATCGACGGGCTGGCGATGCTGATGGACGCCGTACGCGCCGGCCACGGTGCGACCATCCAGCCGGGCGCGGCCATTGCCCGTCTGAGCGGCGACGCGCTGGCGGTGATTGAAATTTCCGACGCCGATGTGCGCCGGCCCAATTTGCTGGTGAGCGTATCCGATGAAGAATTGTCACCGGCGGGCCTGGCCGCGCGCGTGGTGCTGGCCGATGTCGCGCGCACGCTGGTGCGCGAGGGACGCTGGGCGGGCGCCACTCTTCACCCATCGTGAAGACCCCTTGCCCAAAGCGGGCTGGCGCAATGCAAGTTCCGCCACTAAAGTAAGGTTATTCCCATGAAGGAGCACGGCGTGACGCGGAAGGTTCAATCGTTCAAGACAATCAGCGCGGGACGCAACGCATGATCGATGTGCTCGTCATCGGCGGTGGCAATGCGGCCTTGTGCGCCGCGCTGATGGCACGCGAAGCCGGCGCCTCGGTGTTGCTGCTGGAGGCCGCGCCGCGCGAATGGCGTGGCGGCAACTCGCCACACACACGCAATCTGCGCTGCATGCACGATGTGCCGCAGGACGTGTTGATCGAGGCGTACCCCGAGGAAGAATACTGGCAGGATTTGCTGAAGGTCACCGGCGGTCTCACCAACGAAAAACTCGCGCGCATGGCGATCCGCGCGTCCGCCACTTGCCGCGATTGGATGAGACAGCACGGCGTACATTTTCAGCCGCCGCTGTCGGGCGCATTGCATGTGGCCCGCACCAATGCCTTTTTCATGGGTGGCGGCAAGGCCCTGATGAACGCCTATTACCGCAGCGCCGAAAAACTGGGCGTGCAGGTTCGCTATAACGCGCCGGTTGATGCCATTGAGCTCGACGACGGTCGCTTCAAAGCGGTGCGCATCGGTGCCGAACGCATTGAAGCGAAGGCTTGCGTGCTGGCTGCCGGCGGATTTGAATCGAATCGTGAATGGCTGCGCGAGGCATGGGGCATGAATGAGTCCGGCGAATGGCCGGCCGACAATTTCCTGATTCGCGGCACGCGATTCAACATGGGCGTATTGCTGAAGTTCATGATCGAGGCAGGCGCAGATCCCGTGGGCGATCCGGGACAATCGCACTGCGTGGCTATCGATGCGCGCGCGCCGCTATACGACGGCGGCATATGTACCCGCGTCGATTGCGTATCACTGGGCATCATGCTCAATCGCAATGCCGAGCGTTTCTACGACGAAGGTGAAGATTTCTGGCCGAAGCGCTATGCCATCTGGGGCCGGCTGGTGGCCGGGCAACCGGGGCAGATCGGCTACTCCATCATCGATGCCAAGGCCGTGGGCCGCTTCATGCCACCGGTGTTTCCAGGCGCGAAAGCCGACACGTTGCCGGAACTGGCGCGCCTGCTCGGATTGAACGAAGACGCTTTCGTCAACACGGTTGAGGCTTTCAACGCCGCTTGCCGCGTTGGCACCTTTGACCACACCGCCCTTGACGACTGCCATACGGACGGTCTGACTCCCGCAAAAACGCACTGGGCGCTGCCGCTGGATACGCCGCCTTATTATGGATACACGCTGCGCCCCGGCATCACATTCACTTACCTGGGGCTTAAAGTAAACGAGCAGGCGGCGGTGCATTTCGGCGGCGTGCCCAGCGCCAATCTGTTCGTCGCGGGCGAAATGATGGCGGGCAATGTGCTCGGCAAGGGCTATACCGCTGGCGTGGGGATGGCGATCGGCACCGCATTCGGGCGCATCGCGGGCACGCAGGCCGCCGCCGCCGCGACAGGAATGAAAAAGGAAAATGCGCATGCCGCGGCTTGAGGCACTCACGCGTGAGGCAAGCGAATTGGCCTTGGGCATCATCCCGCTAAATGCCGACGAGGCCGAAGTGGGCCGCGTGTTGCAGATTTGCAATGCCTGCCGCTATTGCGAGGGTTTCTGCGCCGTGTTCCCGGCGATGACGCGCCGCCTCGAATTCGGCAAGGCCGACATTCACTATCTATCAAACCTGTGCCACAACTGCGGTTCGTGTTTGCATGCGTGCCAATACGCGCCACCACATGAGTTCGCGGTCAATGTCCCCAAGGCGATGGCGACCGTGCGCGGCAAGACATATGCCGACTATGCCTGGCCGGCGGCGATGGGCGCACTCTATAAGCGAAATGGCCTGACGTTGTCGCTGGCCACGGCAGCCGGGCTCGCCTTGTTTCTGCTGCTGGCAGTGATGCGGCAAGGTTCACTCATTCACGCGCCGCTTGCGGGCGATTTCTATGCAGTATTCCCACACAACCTGATGGCGACGATGTTCGGCATCGTGTTTGGTTTTTCGATGCTGGCATTGATGATTGGTGTGGCGCGCTTTTGGCGCGACGTCACGCCGGGCATGGCGTCAAGTGATGCCTCGCTTTCGGCGGCCGTCGAAGCAACCGACAATGTACTGCGACTGAAATATCTGGGTGGCGGCCACGGCGAAGGCTGCAACAATGCCGACGATGCATTCACGCTTTGGCGTAAGCGTTTCCATCACTTCACGTTCTACGGATTCATGCTGTGTTTTGCGTCGACCAGCGTTGCCACGCTCTATCACTACCTGCTCAAGCTCGATGCACCCTATGCCCTGACCAGTTTACCGGTATTACTCGGCATCACCGGCGGTATCGGCCTCCTGATTGGCCCGGCCGGATTGCTGTGGCTAAATTTGCAACGCCACCCGGCGCACGGCGACGCTCGGCAAAAGCCGATGGATCGTGGCTTCATCGCACTGCTATTCCTGATCAGCCTGACCGGCCTCGCCTTGATGTGGTGGCGCGATTCGGGGTTCATGGCGCTGCTGCTGGCGGTGCACCTCGGCGTGGTGCTTGCGCTTTTCCTCACGCTGCCTTACGGCAAATTCGCACATGGCTTCTATCGCGGCGCCGCATTGCTTAAATTTGCGATCGAGAAGCGGATGCCTGACCGCTTGCGATTGGAATCTGAATAGTTCGGCGCAACGCGAATTCTCTTCATCACAAACGTAGACTCTAAAGCACCTACAACCCCGCACCGGAGACAAGTATGACAATGCGAAATCTGTTCGTTCGCCTCGCCACAATGGCGCTGGCCCTGACATTCCCTTGCCTTGGCACGATTGTGGCCGCACAGGAATTTCCGAAAAAAACCATCACGATGGTGGTCGGTTTCGCCGCCGGTGGCGCAACTGATACGGCGGCGCGCATTATCGCCAAGAAACTGGGCGAGAATCTTGGTCTCGCCGTGATCGTCGACAATCGCGCTGGCGCGGGTGGAAACATCGCGCACCAGCAGGTCGCCAATGCAACGCCGGACGGGTCGGTCATTCTGCTCGGTTCGGTCGGTCCATTGTGCATCGCGCCGCACCTGATTGCCAAGCTGCCCTACGATCCGCAAAAGGATCTGGCGCCGCTAACGATGGGCGTGAGCTTTCCCAATGTACTGGTGGTGCATGCGGATGTTCCGGCAAAAACGTTTGCGGAATTTTTGGCACTGGCCAAGGCAAAACCCGGCACACTTGATTACGCGTCTACTGGCGTTGGATCCGCGTCACACCTCGCCGGCGAGATGTTCAAGCAGCGCGCCGGTGTGGATATTGTCCACGTCCCATACAAGGGGGGCGGACCGGCCATGATTGATCTGCTTGCCGGTCGTATCACCGCCTATTATTCAACACCGTCGACTGCGGCGCCGCACATAGAAGCCGGAAAATTGCGCCCACTGGCCGTGACTGGTATCGCCCGCCTGCCTTCATTGCCTAATGTGCCGACCATCGCAGAATCCGGCTTCTCCGGTTTTGATGCCAGCAACTGGTACGCGTTCGTTGCTCCCGGCAAGACACCGAAGAATATTCTTGACCGCTGGAACGAGGAACTGGTGAAGGTTTTAAATTCCGCGGACGTGCGCGAGCAACTCAACAAGCATGGCCTGACCCCCATGCCCGGTACCCGCGGGGAATTGGCAAACACGATCAAGCGGGAATCGACGGTCTGGGCAAAGGTGATCAAGGATGGAAAGATCACGGCGGAATGAGCCCGGCAAAACGTTCACTTAAAGCAATTATCGTATGACAACACTTGTTCCCGAAACAACGCTCCAGCAATTGGCGACCCGGGCGTTACAAAGCTTCGGCTTGATTGAAGCCGATGCGTCCGATGCCGCGAGAATCCTGGTGTTGGGAGACCTGTTCGGCGTGCACACGCACGGCGTGAGCCGCATCGAATCGTATGGCGAGCGCCTGAACCTCGGCGGAATCAAAGCGCGGCCGGAGATTCATATCGAACGCGTGGCGCCGACCATC
It contains:
- a CDS encoding tripartite tricarboxylate transporter substrate binding protein — protein: MALALTFPCLGTIVAAQEFPKKTITMVVGFAAGGATDTAARIIAKKLGENLGLAVIVDNRAGAGGNIAHQQVANATPDGSVILLGSVGPLCIAPHLIAKLPYDPQKDLAPLTMGVSFPNVLVVHADVPAKTFAEFLALAKAKPGTLDYASTGVGSASHLAGEMFKQRAGVDIVHVPYKGGGPAMIDLLAGRITAYYSTPSTAAPHIEAGKLRPLAVTGIARLPSLPNVPTIAESGFSGFDASNWYAFVAPGKTPKNILDRWNEELVKVLNSADVREQLNKHGLTPMPGTRGELANTIKRESTVWAKVIKDGKITAE